aaccTGAACAATTtaaaaatacacattgaacatttatcTTCGGAGGGCAATTCcatacaatgaacatttttaaaaaaatgaaTATACGCGCTGAACAATTTTCGGATACACACTGAACTTTGTGTAATATACAATGAACAAAATTAAGAAACATAGTGAACATTTGTATATTCGTTGAAAAAACAAAACTAAAAGAGAAAAACCAAAACCAAAAGAGGAAAACAGGACAAAAACCAAAAACCAGAAGAGAAACAGGAGAAAATCAAACCAGAAGAAACGTAAACAAAACTAGAAGAAGAAAACCGGAACAAAACCAGAAGAAGAAAACAAGTGAGAAAACCAAACgtggaagaaaaaaaaactaatgaaAGAAACATGAGCGAACGAAAAAGAAGCACGTGAACCCCgtagtgggccggcccaatatGCACGCGAACGAAACAGCTGCGAGCGTTTCTTCGACAGCTTGCCGCCCGCGCGCGTCAAATAGGAATTGCCGAGGAACTGTTCATTCGGGATAGGATAGCGCTGAAACCTGGATAAGTTGGGTTGCGTCTGAGTCGGAATAAGTGGGCCTTAATGGCCCGATTACTGGCAGGAACGGGAGGTAGTTCCCTGGAGCAGCGGCCCAAGAGACGGTGTGCAACATGCGCGGGCGACCAGGGACGCCCGATCTGTATTGTACGTCCTAGGATCCGACGGGTGAGACAGCCAAATCGCTGTGGAGGCTCTTAACTACTCTAGTTGTCTTATACTGTTTTTTAATATCGAAAAAAAAGGGCAGTGCGGAAGTTCAGGGATCACGGCCGAGGCAGGGGACACGTGGTTGGCTAGTAAGGCGGTTGACGCTGCGCGTATCTTCAGCCAGTTGATTTGAAACGATTTCCATTTTTATCGAATACTATTGTTTTTATAAATATTATCTGTATTTTGCAGAAATGTCTTCACAAGATCCCGGCGCTGCCTCTTCTTCCGAGAGCACGCATTTGGGCAACCAATTCTTAGAACCATCGTCCAATCGTGTGGGTCCGACACATACGACAATTACTCCACGGATGGGCCGGATCAGGAGTACGCGGACCATATGAGCATCTGTACGAGTCAGAATATGGAACAAAAGATAAGTTTAGAATATGAAACAAAAGATAAGTTTGGTTTCATGCCTCGGAGGACAACTTATGGTGTTCATTGCCTTGGAGAAGGCCTGCAGCAAGATATCAATGTGGTGGGCTTTGAAAAAGTACCATCACAAGAAAGTACATtgccctcatcaaggacatgtatgatGATATTACAGCTACGGGTCAACTTATTAACCCATCCAAGTGTTCCATCTTATTTAATGATGATTGTCCTGATACGGTTTCTGTGGAGATCAAAAGGTTTCTTGGTGTGACTCAGGAAGTTTTTGATGCAAAATATTTGGGTCTCCCTATACCAGACGGGCGAATGCATAAAGGAAGGTTTGAATTCTTACAATCACGTATGAGCAAGAGACTTGTGGATTGGAGTGAAAGATACTCATCTTCGGCGAGTAAAGAAGTTTTGATCAAATCTGTAGCCCAGGCCATCCCCACCTATGTAATGAGTGTTTTCAAACTTTCTTTCTCGGTATGTGATGATTTGTCCAAGTTGATGAGACATTACTAGTGGCGCGTGCAAAATGATAAGAAAAAGATGGCTTGGATGGCATGGGATAAATTTGTTCTACCTAAATCCAAAGGAGGGATGGGGTTCAGGGATATGAGGGCGTTTAATCAAGCTTTGCTTGCTAAACAAGCCTGGCGACTCCTTGTTGCACCTGAATCGCTTTGTGCAAGACTACTACGGGCTAAATATTATCCAAATGGGAATCTACTGGATACAGTTTTTCCGAGTAACTCGTCAGGAGTTTGGAAGGGTATCGAACATGGATTGAACTTGGTGAAAAAAGGTATGATCTCGCGAGTCGGCAATGGTAATCTTATTCGAACTTGGCGAGATCCATGGATTCCTAGGGGTATGCCTTTTACGCCTATTTCCCCTAAAAGAAATTGTCGTCTAAATAAAGTTGCTGATTTTCTGGATGCTAATGGTGCATGGAAGGTAAATTTATTGGAAcaatttttctgtcacgttgatgtTGAAGCTATTTTGAAAATTCGTACGTCGCCAAGACAGCGGGAAGATTTTATTGCTTGGCCTTTTGAGAAGTCGGGATCTTTCACAGTTAGGAGCGCCTATCATTTAGCTATGGGTGAGCACATGGACCGTTTCTCGCAAGGAGCAAGCAGCACATGTCCTGGTGGTGAACGTGGTATGTGGAATATTGTATGGCGTGCCTTGATTCCTCCTAAGATGAAAGTTTTTGCATGGAAGGTAATTACTGGTACACTAGCAACTAACTTAGAGAGGAATCGGCGTCATATTGGTACAAGGGCAACATGCGGAATGTGTGGGCGAGAAGATGAATCGTCATTTCATGCTTTACTAGTCTGTCCCAACGCGGCAAGCTTATGGGACGCAATGAAGGACTGTTGGCCATTGCCAAACAGGTATGATATTGCATGTACGAGTGATGAATGGTTTCTTCACTTGCTTGCTGGTCAGCAGAGCAATGTCCGGGACAATGGTGCTCTGGAGGGTTTGGCATTTACGTAATGAAGTCATGCATGCCAAACCTATTCCACCGACGGAGGTGTCTTGTGATTATCTATGCAGCTATCTTAACTCTTTGCTACAATTAGGCTGTATGGGTGTGGAAGAGGTGATCAAAGGTAAAGCTCCAATCTTGATGGAACCAGTGATTGAAAAAACTCGGTCATCATTGCCATGTCTTCCTTGGCCGGCTCCTCCGTCGGGCTGGGTAGCTCTCTCTGTTGATGGTTCTTATTATGCGGAAGACGGAGCTGTAGGATCAGGTATGGTTTTACGTGATGACAAGGGTGGTGTTATTTTTGCGGCTTACCGACGTATTTATCACTGTAATGAGGTGCTGGAAGCATAGTTATATGCGATTATGGAAGGAGTAAGTCTCGCAATTCAAGGTCGAATCGACCAGTTCAGCTACAATCTGATTGTTTGGCAGCTTTATCAACACTACCTAATGATTCACTGGACAGATCAGCATATGGTCATCTTTTGGCAGAAATCAAAGGTTTACTTGAGAATAGGGTGTTTGTTCGTGTTAAAGTTTCTCGTGATCAAAACAAAGTTGCACATTGCTTAGCAAATTATGGTAGATCTGGGGATAGCACTGCGTGCTGGCTTAACCAACCCCCTCCTTTTATTTCTGAACTTGTTGCTAAGGATTGTAATTCTGTGAGTTTGAAATAAAACACCCTATTTCCATCGGAAAAAAAAAGTGTTTGAGTAAGCGATGATGACACTGATGACTTTCAAATAGGAGTGCACCAAGGGCAGCGTTGAGTCCTTATATTTTTTTTAGTGGTTGAGGTCACAGGAGATATACAAAAAAAGCTATCTCATGGTATATGTTCTTTGTGGATGATGTGGTACTAGTCGATGATAGTCGAACGGGGTTAATAGAAAATTAGAGCTACGAAGACATACTTGGGAATCAAAATGTTTTAAGCTTAATATAACGAAATTAAGTGCATGAGATGCATTTTAAGTACAAGTAGAGACAATGAGGAGATTAACCTTGAGGAGAATTTGGTACCTTAGGAAGACACTTTTGATATTTAGAATCAATGTCGCGGAAGGATGGTGATATTGATACTGACTCACAGACACTATTTTTTTAAGGCAATGTTGCAGAAGGATGTTAATATCGATTAAGGCGTGAGTCATCGAATCAAAACCAGATGAATAAAGTGGCATCAAATTTTGCTAGAAGGCAGGTTTTGTAGGACGGCAATTCAACTTAAGATGTTGTATGGCTAGAGTGTCACAAAAGCTACATGTTCCGTAGGGCAGCTTTTCGAGTTACCATGTTGTATAGCACAGAATGTTGGCCACAGTTAAGTATGCAACATGTTCAACAGTTTAGTGTGGTAGAGATGCACATACTAAGATATGGATATGTTTTTTTTATAGGTTACGAAGATATGGATACTGGCCACACAAGAAAGAATCGGGTTCAAAATGGTGATCCAAACAAGCAGGCCAAAGACAGATCCAAATATTCAAGACTGACGCTTTGACCCGCCGAAAGAGTGAATTTAGGACAGAACCTAGGGTTTACTGGGGAAAAGAAGTCCAAGGCCACAGGTTACGTAAAACCTAGCCCCAGAATAATTTTGCACAGTGAACTAAAATTTTAAAAACAAGCTTCTAATTTCTCGAAAGATGCTAAGAAAATATGTACACATAACACAAATGCAATAACAAAGACACGGCCAGGAGGCATAGATGAATCTAGCAATGCCGTCAACGAGGACGGGTCATTATTATATGGACAAAGAACAAATATAACCAATCACAACCTATAACTGACCTTTTACTTCACAAAAGAACAAAATCGAGGCTTACACCCACTTGCGAGTAGAACTCGCACTGGCTTCCCATCAACATTGGCCAGTGTAAGCAAAACAAAGTCACACAGCTCTTGAACTAACTGAGCATCTCAGCTGGCAGGCAAGTTCAACCTTTCATGCTTTGGTTTGCAGCTGAAGTAGGCGTCAGCAAATTTGTCGGAGTGGCAGGCATTGGGTCGCCGCTAAGGACAGGCCACTCATTACCTGTTACGAATGCGGTAGCAAGATCTGTAGGAACCACAGTGCTTGATTTGACAGTCGAGAAATGCTTACCACCGTCCAGTTCCACATTAGTTGCGAAATCTTTGGTTCCTGAATCGGACGATTTATTTGTCAAATCTGTTTTCAAGAATAGACAGACAGCGGCGCAGTCATCAACTTTTGCTGTGGGAAACCGTGTTCTCCACGTACGGTGAGCCGTTTGGACAAGAAGCCTTGCTGCTGAGGCCTCTGAAGTGGATTCACTGACAATCTTAACGACGTCATCGTTTGAAAGTACATCCCACACCTACAGTGACCAAAGAAATTAGATGATCACATGCCACAAAAACCATCTAGCTCGCAGAAATGTTCCAAGTCAATATGTGGTCAGTTGCTCACCCCATCAGTCGCCAACACAACGAACTCATCCTTTTCTGTGATGTGATGGTACGAAACATCAGGAACAGAAATTACACCATAACTCTTTAGACAAAAGTCTCCAAACGCTCTTGCCATGGCCAACCCTGGGGAGTTGTACTTCGGAAGCCAAACACGAGTAACATCTGGCTCGTTTGGGAGAGAAAATACTCTGCCCTTCCGTTCCCTGATCCGTGCTGCTTCACCTGCAAAACATGCATCTTGCTTCATTTACATGGGCATCTACTCATAACAAATACAGTTCTTCCCAGAGAAAATGTAAACCACAAAAGCATTGTCGTCACAAGATATTAATAAGCTTGTGACGTCCTTAAAGGGAGTGGGACATGAAATCTGAAGTTAAGATTACAAAGTGAGCTATTGGAATATCAAAATCTGCTCCCTGCATAAAATGCAATGTAAAAAAGATTGTCGTTTCGGGCCAGATATGTCAGGTCCAAAATTTTAACATGTGGGCCCGTTCTCAAGTTTGTACTGTCAATGATAAGTTTTTTGAGTGTGTGGTGTCCATGATAGGTTATATTTACACTTTTTATTAGTACCAATTCAAAGTTTTGATATCAAGGTATCTTTAAATAACTGACTCTGAAGAAAGTCAGATCTAAAACTGAACAGCAGATGCAACATGTTGTTACATCCCTATCAGATCAGAAAAAAGGAAAATCAGATTGAGCTTTTTACTCACAAAAAGCAGGGCAGATTGTAAAAAGTTCAATACAATATTTTTACTTAAATACTCCCTCTTTGTATTGTGGATGttgaaaaaaattataaacttggtcaaacatagaAATGTTTTGAATTATAAAAAACCTAATATGGACTAcattttgaaacagagggagtataataatTCTCATATCTTACCATAACTTCAGAATTATATTATAatcacttttcaaaaaaaataaaatattgtTGTCATAGATATTTGATAAAACTACCACATGTCATGTAAATAAACCAACTTCATTTATTTGTTAAAATAATTTTCTAAGGCACAATACATCCTACAGTGTCACGACCTGAGACCTTTTCAGTTATGTTTCCAAATTTTGTGCACATACCATACAAGGAGTTCTTCAATTAGGGTGTTTTTAGTTGGAGGCAGCAAGTAGAATCATGCATCCGATTTTAAGTAACCCACAAGTGAAATACTCCCAGCATCCTAACTGCTCCAACAAGCAAATTAGAAACCACCTAACTAGAAACCAAAAAGTAATCTATAAAATATCACCATAGTTGAAGAGCTTTGGTAAATTTAAGAACAAATACAACAGGACACTGGCAAAAAAATTACACGTTTTGCAATGCATATATCATATCATGTAGTTTCATTATCACGTACTGATGCATGATGTATTTAAGAAATTGACTATACGATAACGCTGATTCAGCAAAAATAATGAAAAGAGTGTTACTGCTACTAGAACTCTTTGTAACACAGAAAGTAAAAGGTAGCTAAGAGTCACACAAGgaaaaggaggaaaaaattgtgttGTAGACCTTTAAAAGAACACACGGGGATCATTAAAATATAACGTACTTGGGATGCTTGGTTTGAGATCGACTGTCAGTTGAAGAGCAAAAAGGTGATTATCCTCATCTTTAGTGGCCAATATAGCTCTAGAGTCCCCCAAGTTGCCGATTATAAGATCCTGCCCCTGTAGAAATAGCAAGAAGAACATGTTAAAATAAAAAATATCAAGTGAAGCTTCACAACAAAGTAAAGTACAAAGTAAGAAATATCAAGTGAAGCTCCACAATGAAGTAAAGTAGAATCATTGTTGCAACGAAAATACCTGCTTGATCAATGTGACTGCTGTGGTTCCACTGAACAGACAATCAATATTTTTATGTGACTTCAAATCCCTGTCCATTACATAAAATGCCCTCAAGAATGAAGTTCTCAATGCTGTGAAGATTTCTGGGTACCCTCCATTCTCTAAAGCTCCAAGGGTAGCATCGGTATCTTCAACCACAGTTTGCACAGCATCTCCTTCAGTTGTCCCATTTGTGACAGTGTTATTTGACAACTCTTTGTATTCATCCCTGGCTATATTTGCACTCAACTTCACAGGGAGAAGATCTCTGACCATCTTGGAAACCAAATGACCTTGTGGTCCATGGCCATCAAAAACACCACAAAAGATGGTACCATCTTTTGAACCAAAATTCTGCAAGCGGAATGCAAACACGTTAAAATCAACTATATAATGCCCAAAAGGACATCATTGAACAAGGAGAAAGAAGTGCACAATCCGTACAGTTTCAGCCTACAAGCAGGTCAGAACCACGAAGCCTACGCGACTTATAGCTAAAGGAAAACTCTTGGTCATCAGATAACACGTGGTTCCAAGAACGCCAAAGTGCATCAAACGGTGCATGCCATGCATAAATGTGTTGTCAACTGTAGTCCACTAAACAGGGAAAATTATATTTGCTTATATCATATGGGTGAGCTCACAGTTTCGGAGA
The window above is part of the Triticum aestivum cultivar Chinese Spring chromosome 2A, IWGSC CS RefSeq v2.1, whole genome shotgun sequence genome. Proteins encoded here:
- the LOC123188969 gene encoding probable protein phosphatase 2C 38, encoding MVAVAAGRRPVLSRRRSGCGAGQQQLQHPQAQQRRMLAVAVAARVAAAKPAATEAALYGGGGGDGCCVDFLVCLLRGLGVTPASAGPAQFKWAARPLRRKRNGGSSPSGASAEERRPGLIRDAPGRIAGNGACASASLYTMQGKKGVNQDAMVVVENFGSKDGTIFCGVFDGHGPQGHLVSKMVRDLLPVKLSANIARDEYKELSNNTVTNGTTEGDAVQTVVEDTDATLGALENGGYPEIFTALRTSFLRAFYVMDRDLKSHKNIDCLFSGTTAVTLIKQGQDLIIGNLGDSRAILATKDEDNHLFALQLTVDLKPSIPSEAARIRERKGRVFSLPNEPDVTRVWLPKYNSPGLAMARAFGDFCLKSYGVISVPDVSYHHITEKDEFVVLATDGVWDVLSNDDVVKIVSESTSEASAARLLVQTAHRTWRTRFPTAKVDDCAAVCLFLKTDLTNKSSDSGTKDFATNVELDGGKHFSTVKSSTVVPTDLATAFVTGNEWPVLSGDPMPATPTNLLTPTSAANQSMKG